A window of the Falco rusticolus isolate bFalRus1 chromosome 1, bFalRus1.pri, whole genome shotgun sequence genome harbors these coding sequences:
- the CLRN2 gene encoding clarin-2: MPGCFKKTLFALASLVSFVSFILIVVAMGTPKWMTGKILCKTGADLVNATDPELVKFIGEIYYGLFQGGKIRQCGLGGRRSKFTIFPHMVKKLNTGLHVMIIMFLCVAIFFSLVSFGFCILNAIKVPYRAIKGPAGVGLWNFLAGGFIVLAVTSFMAAVKLHQLTERIANFRENAFQFVILEEEFEDCFWVCVASATAHAVNLLLVAISGINFPKIKTKTEEANVTAEDIMY, encoded by the exons ATGCCTGgctgttttaaaaagactttATTTGCTTTGGCTTCTCTAGTAAGTTTCGTGTCTTTCATCTTGATTGTTGTTGCAATGGGGACCCCGAAGTGGATGACTGGCAAGATCCTTTGCAAAACAGGAGCTGACTTGGTCAATGCCACAGATCCAGAGCTGGTCAAGTTCATTGGAGAAATTTACTACGGACTCTTTCAGGGTGGTAAAATACGCCAGTGTGGGTTGGGCGGACGGCGTTCCAAGTTCACAA tTTTCCCACACATGGTGAAAAAGCTGAATACAGGCCTGCACGTGATGATTATAATGTTCCTCTGTGTggccattttcttttctctggtcAGTTTTGGATTCTGCATTCTTAACGCAATAAAAGTTCCTTACCGGGCTATTAAAGGTCCAGCAGGAGTAGGCCTTTGGAACTTCCTTGCAG GTGGATTTATAGTACTTGCAGTCACCAGCTTTATGGCTGCTGTGAAACTTCATCAGCTCACAGAAAGAATTGCCAATTTTCGGGAAAATGCCTTTCAATTTGTTATCTTAGAAGAAGAGTTTGAAGActgtttttgggtttgtgtggcaagtGCCACAGCACATGCAGTGAATTTGCTGCTAGTAGCCATTAGTGGGATTAATTTCCCTAAAATTAAGACTAAAACAGAAGAAGCAAATGTTACAGCAGAAGATATCATGTACTAA
- the QDPR gene encoding dihydropteridine reductase has translation MAAAGRVLVYGGRGALGSQCVRYFKSRNWWVASIDLAENEDASANVVVEPTDSFPEQAEQVTTEVGKLLGEEKVDAILCVAGGWAGGSAKAKSLYNNCDLMWKQSVWTSTISSHLATKHLKEGGLLTLTGAQAALSGTPGMIGYGMAKGAVHQLCQSLAGANSGLPSGSAAVAILPVTLDTPANRKSMPGADFSSWTSLEFIAETFYNWITGKNRPNSGSLIQVITTGGKTELVAAAHL, from the exons ATGGCGGCGgctggcagggtgctggtgtACGGGGGCAGAGGGGCGCTGGGCTCGCAGTGCGTGCGGTACTTCAAGTCCAGGAACTGG TGGGTGGCCAGCATCGACCTGGCGGAGAACGAGGACGCCAGCGCCAACGTGGTGGTGGAGCCGACCGACTCCTTCCCCGAGCAGGCCGAGCAG GTGACAACAGAGGTTGGAAAACTTCTTGGTGAAGAAAAGGTGGATGCGATCTTGTGTGTAGCTGGAGGATGGGCTGGAGGCAGCGCCAAAGCTAAGT CTTTATACAATAACTGTGATCTGATGTGGAAGCAGAGTGTTTGGACGTCAACTATTTCCAGCCACCTAGCCACAAAACACCTGAAAGAAGGCGGCCTGTTGACTTTGACAGGAGCTCAGGCTGCTTTATCTGGAACCCCAg GGATGATTGGCTACGGCATGGCCAAAGGAGCAGTGCATCAGCTTTGTCAGAGTTTAGCTGGTGCCAATAGTGGCTTGCCATCTGggtctgctgctgttgccatttTACC gGTTACCTTAGATACACCAGCAAACAGGAAATCAATGCCTGGTGCAGATTTCAGCTCCTGGACATCCTTAGAATTCATTGCTGA aacctTTTACAACTGGATAACAGGGAAGAATCGACCAAACTCGGGGAGTCTTATCCAGGTGATAACTACAGGAGGGAAGACTGAACTCGTTGCAGCAGCACATCTTTGA